aaagttaaattaagtttctaaaaataacacaaaacagcTAAATGACATGTGAGTAGGCACGTTGtattaaaattttttgtttgtattcaaCAATGTGTCTATGTGATGTTAAAAACAATCATGTTTGCTAATTTTTGCCCACACTGGTAAAGTTACAGCTGAGATTGTTGTCTGTCGTCTGACTTGTCTGAGATCCCTGATTTTCTTCTCCACATCTAATATACTGTCTCCAGATCTTCAGGTATCCAGACTTGATCTTTTGGATTTTGAACGCATACACAATTGGGTTTACAGCTGAGTTAGCATGAATAAGCACGATGCCAACATGGAAGGCCGTTTGTGGGACAGCATCAAGCCCAACAAAGTAAGCTGTGCAGTCCATTATGTGCAGAGGGATCCAAGACAGGGCAAACAGGGCCAAGACCAGAGCCAGAGACCCTGTtagctgtttctctttctttaggTAGTGGTAGGACTGTATCTGGGCACCATTGCCTGGCTTTTCTCGAAGTTTTGCTCGAATGATACGGAAAATAAAGCCGTACAATACTATCATCACCAACAAAGGTGTCAGGgtacagaggaaaaaactgaaGTAAACCAGGTACGACATGGGGATCACACTTGTAAACTTGCATACGATAGTAGAGTTGACTGAATTAGACAAAGTTTCATGGTTGTACCATCCAAGCATGGGAGCAAAACTCAGTGGTACTGCAACAATCCAACAAGCTGCGACTGCAAGACATGAATGTTTCAGTGTCACAGTTCTTTTGTACCTGTGGAGTGAAGCAGTAATTGTTGGTATatgaacaaatatttgtttctcattaaatggCAATGTCAAAActgtataaacatttttttaaatattattttgtgtgaGCTACATAAATGGTggatgttattaaaaaatgataatgtaaaaataccttttttatttctctgcgAAACTGTAACAGGACCAGCTAATTACTTTTGCTGTAC
This genomic interval from Channa argus isolate prfri chromosome 5, Channa argus male v1.0, whole genome shotgun sequence contains the following:
- the LOC137128177 gene encoding adenosine receptor A1-like translates to MNFEELSYTSVEVLIAVGCCLGNVLVILAVWISKSIHQPTFCLIVSLAVADFMVGCVAIPLAVVVDGRVRTSFHSCVFISCVVILLTLVSVLCLVAIAVDRFLRVYIPLRYKRTVTLKHSCLAVAACWIVAVPLSFAPMLGWYNHETLSNSVNSTIVCKFTSVIPMSYLVYFSFFLCTLTPLLVMIVLYGFIFRIIRAKLREKPGNGAQIQSYHYLKKEKQLTGSLALVLALFALSWIPLHIMDCTAYFVGLDAVPQTAFHVGIVLIHANSAVNPIVYAFKIQKIKSGYLKIWRQYIRCGEENQGSQTSQTTDNNLSCNFTSVGKN